The sequence CGAAAAGAGCCGAGAATTATTCCGAATGGTATAACGAGATCGTCAAGCGGGCCGATCTGGCTGAGAACAGTGCCGTGCGCGGGTGTATGGTGATCAAACCATACGGTTACGCGATCTGGGAAAAGATGCAGCGGGCGTTGGACGATATGTTCAAAGAGACGGGCCACGTGAACGCCTATTTCCCGCTCTTTGTGCCGAAGTCCTTTCTGGAAAAAGAAGAGGAGCACGCTGAGGGTTTTGCCAAAGAGTGCGCGGTCGTCACGCATTATCGCCTCAAAGCCGACCCGAAAGGCGGTTTGATGGTCGATCCTAATGCCAAGCTCGAGGAAGAGCTTGTCATCCGCCCGACGTCCGAGGCCGTGATCTGGAACGCCTACAAAGGCTGGATACAGTCGTGGCGTGACCTGCCTATTCTCGTTAATCAGTGGGCGAATGTCGTCCGTTGGGAGATGCGCACGCGTATTTTCCTGCGCACCGCCGAGTTTCTCTGGCAAGAGGGCCATACGGCGCACGCGACCGAGCAGGAGGCCGTCGAGGAGACCGAACGAATGCTCGGCGTTTACGCGAACTTTGCCGAGAATTGGATGGCCGTGCCCGTTGTTCAGGGCGTAAAGACGCCTAACGAACGCTTTGCGGGCGCGGAAGAGACCTATTGCATCGAGGGGCTGATGCAGGACGGGAAGGCGCTGCAGTGCGGGACGTCGCATTTCCTCGGGCAGAATTTTGCTCGCGGTTTTGAAGTGCAGTTCGTCAATAAAGAGAACCAGCTCGAGTATCCGTGGGCGACGAGTTGGGGCGTTTCGACGCGGCTGATGGGCGCGTTGATAATGGCTCACTCGGATGATCAGGGCCTTGTCCTGCCGCCGAGGCTCGCGCCCATTCAGGTCGTCGTCATCCCGATCTACAAGACGCCCGAGGACCTCGCCGCCATCACGGAAAAGGTCGTTCCGATCGTTGCCGAGCTAAAGGCCGCCGGCATCTCCGTAAAGTACGACGACAGCGACAATCAGCGTTCGGGCTGGAAGTTTGCCGAATACGAACTAAAAGGCGTTCCCGTCCGCCTCGGCATCGGCATGCGCGATCTCGAGGCCGGGACCGTCGAGGTCGCCCGCCGTGACACGCTGACAAAAGAATCGCAGCCGCTCGAGGGCATCGCGTCCCGCGTCGCGAGCCTGCTCGACGACATTCAGGCGAACATCTACAACAAGGCCCGCGCATTTCGCGAGGAAAACACCTTCAACG is a genomic window of Chloracidobacterium sp. containing:
- a CDS encoding proline--tRNA ligase, encoding MSKGLPKRAENYSEWYNEIVKRADLAENSAVRGCMVIKPYGYAIWEKMQRALDDMFKETGHVNAYFPLFVPKSFLEKEEEHAEGFAKECAVVTHYRLKADPKGGLMVDPNAKLEEELVIRPTSEAVIWNAYKGWIQSWRDLPILVNQWANVVRWEMRTRIFLRTAEFLWQEGHTAHATEQEAVEETERMLGVYANFAENWMAVPVVQGVKTPNERFAGAEETYCIEGLMQDGKALQCGTSHFLGQNFARGFEVQFVNKENQLEYPWATSWGVSTRLMGALIMAHSDDQGLVLPPRLAPIQVVVIPIYKTPEDLAAITEKVVPIVAELKAAGISVKYDDSDNQRSGWKFAEYELKGVPVRLGIGMRDLEAGTVEVARRDTLTKESQPLEGIASRVASLLDDIQANIYNKARAFREENTFNVDTWDEFKDRIERGGFLMAHWDGTPETEEAIKTETKATIRCVPLTSIMESGKCVYSGKESAKRVVFARAY